The following are encoded together in the Bacillus sp. NP157 genome:
- a CDS encoding DUF4189 domain-containing protein, with protein MKRTLQTRYILGALALLTSVAHAQCATGVDTGGSGCIPPDALPGANGANTNAPAGPAWMNKYGAVVIDTATSAIGVADNMDSPQAASSKAVAQCESFGGKSCDDRLPYSNQCVALSWGTGGYGLSRHTDEGTAESMANQGCSKHATGCKTVYHACSMPVRVR; from the coding sequence ATGAAAAGGACGCTTCAGACACGCTACATCCTTGGCGCACTGGCACTCCTTACTTCGGTCGCGCACGCTCAGTGCGCGACCGGTGTAGATACGGGTGGCAGTGGCTGCATTCCACCAGATGCATTACCAGGCGCAAATGGGGCCAACACCAATGCTCCGGCCGGACCGGCATGGATGAATAAGTACGGCGCGGTCGTGATCGACACCGCCACGTCTGCAATCGGCGTGGCCGACAACATGGACAGCCCGCAAGCCGCCTCATCAAAAGCAGTCGCGCAGTGCGAGAGCTTTGGTGGCAAGAGTTGTGACGACCGCTTGCCGTATAGCAACCAATGCGTAGCTCTTTCGTGGGGCACCGGCGGGTACGGGCTCTCTCGCCATACCGACGAAGGAACGGCCGAGTCGATGGCAAACCAGGGTTGCTCCAAGCATGCAACTGGATGCAAAACGGTCTATCACGCATGCAGCATGCCCGTCCGAGTTCGCTGA
- a CDS encoding DUF4189 domain-containing protein, whose product MMKKRILMITALISVAASTDAFAQCATGVDTGGGNCVPPEALPGAQANTAPQGPPPPAWLGKFGAVVIDSKTSALGVADNMDSQRAAFSKAVAQCQAFGGKDCDYRLPYANQCVALSWGNGGYGIARNDDEQEAENQATASCKAEGDGCRTVYRACSKAIRLR is encoded by the coding sequence ATGATGAAAAAACGCATCCTGATGATCACCGCGCTCATCTCCGTTGCCGCGTCCACTGATGCGTTCGCTCAGTGCGCCACGGGCGTAGATACTGGCGGGGGTAACTGCGTGCCGCCGGAGGCCCTACCCGGCGCCCAGGCCAACACGGCTCCCCAAGGTCCGCCCCCTCCCGCTTGGCTGGGAAAGTTCGGGGCCGTCGTGATCGACTCCAAGACGTCAGCGCTCGGCGTCGCTGACAACATGGATTCCCAGCGGGCCGCATTCTCGAAGGCCGTGGCGCAATGCCAAGCTTTCGGAGGAAAGGACTGCGACTACCGCCTTCCCTACGCCAACCAATGCGTTGCCCTGTCCTGGGGCAATGGGGGTTACGGCATCGCGCGAAACGATGACGAACAGGAAGCCGAAAACCAGGCGACAGCAAGTTGCAAAGCCGAAGGCGATGGTTGCCGCACGGTCTATCGGGCATGCAGCAAGGCGATTCGACTCAGGTAG
- a CDS encoding DUF4189 domain-containing protein, whose translation MHDTSGRTGVANDERSKSDAIAKATNTCTADGSSHCKVMISFRNTCVAYATGDSGYNTAFTNPSEDTAKRDALSDCKGRDTGCEVIYSACSVPVRVR comes from the coding sequence GTGCACGACACATCCGGAAGAACGGGCGTCGCCAACGACGAGCGCTCGAAGTCCGACGCGATCGCAAAGGCCACCAACACCTGTACGGCCGATGGCTCTAGCCACTGCAAGGTCATGATCTCTTTCAGGAACACGTGTGTCGCATATGCAACTGGCGACAGCGGCTACAACACAGCGTTCACCAACCCTTCCGAGGACACGGCGAAGCGCGACGCCCTGAGCGACTGCAAGGGTCGAGACACGGGCTGTGAAGTCATCTATTCGGCTTGTAGCGTACCGGTGCGTGTCCGATGA
- a CDS encoding DUF4189 domain-containing protein has protein sequence MKTKLILALGCALATALPAVAAAQCATGVDTGGGNCVPPEALGVNGSEPSGNAAPLPSWENRWGAVVVDNSSGNAGVAKDMPDRSTAVSKATSDCRSDGSSHCEVVAAYRNTCVAVSVAPRFYGHATNIDLEKAKATAMTECAKGGTACTLLYSACSYPVHIR, from the coding sequence ATGAAAACGAAACTGATCCTGGCGCTTGGATGCGCATTGGCAACAGCCCTTCCCGCCGTGGCGGCTGCTCAATGCGCGACTGGCGTTGACACGGGCGGCGGTAACTGCGTGCCGCCAGAAGCCCTTGGCGTCAATGGAAGCGAGCCGTCCGGAAATGCCGCGCCATTGCCGTCCTGGGAAAACCGCTGGGGCGCGGTAGTGGTCGACAACAGTAGTGGCAATGCGGGCGTAGCCAAGGACATGCCTGATAGATCCACCGCGGTATCGAAGGCGACCAGCGACTGTCGATCGGATGGATCTTCGCACTGTGAAGTCGTTGCCGCGTACAGGAATACCTGCGTCGCGGTTTCCGTAGCCCCCAGATTCTACGGGCATGCAACGAATATCGACCTGGAGAAAGCCAAGGCTACCGCAATGACCGAATGCGCCAAGGGCGGCACAGCGTGCACGCTCCTGTACAGCGCGTGCAGTTATCCGGTTCACATTCGATAG
- a CDS encoding DUF4189 domain-containing protein, whose product MNRKLVIGLWLACTALLPAVAIAQCATGVDTGGGNCVPPEQLGVSGNGTNGNAAPGPLWEDRWGAVVNDKSGRTGVANDERSRASAIEKATQTCKADGSANCRVLVAFRNTCVAFATGDKGYASAFTNTDLDAAKRNSLDSCSAHDVRCEVIYSACSAPVRVR is encoded by the coding sequence ATGAACAGAAAGCTCGTGATTGGACTTTGGCTAGCATGCACCGCACTACTGCCTGCTGTTGCGATCGCGCAGTGCGCCACCGGCGTCGACACCGGTGGCGGCAACTGCGTGCCACCCGAGCAACTCGGAGTATCCGGCAATGGGACCAATGGCAACGCCGCGCCTGGACCGCTATGGGAAGACCGTTGGGGTGCCGTGGTCAACGACAAGTCGGGCCGCACCGGCGTCGCAAACGACGAACGATCGCGAGCCAGCGCTATAGAGAAAGCAACACAGACATGCAAGGCGGATGGCTCCGCGAACTGTCGGGTGCTCGTAGCATTTCGGAACACCTGCGTCGCCTTCGCCACCGGAGACAAAGGCTATGCATCTGCGTTTACGAACACAGACCTTGACGCGGCCAAGCGCAACTCGCTCGATTCCTGCAGCGCACATGATGTCCGGTGCGAAGTCATCTATTCGGCATGCAGTGCACCTGTCCGAGTCCGCTGA
- a CDS encoding DUF4189 domain-containing protein encodes MMTRTLIFLAAAAWILPFAAFAQCATGVDTGGTGCVAPEALGANGNSAGPAVPGPLWEDRWGAVVSDADGRVGVANEERTREAAIAVASGKCSSNGSKTCKVDIAFRNTCVAVAGGDKGSFSAVTDLKEDTAKHDSLSSCNGRDSRCDVVYSACSAPVRVR; translated from the coding sequence ATGATGACGAGAACCCTGATCTTCCTTGCTGCCGCTGCATGGATCCTCCCGTTCGCCGCCTTCGCCCAGTGCGCCACCGGCGTCGACACGGGTGGAACAGGCTGCGTCGCTCCCGAAGCCCTGGGTGCGAATGGGAACAGCGCCGGCCCAGCGGTTCCCGGCCCGCTGTGGGAGGACCGCTGGGGAGCGGTCGTCAGCGACGCAGACGGCAGGGTTGGCGTTGCCAACGAAGAGCGAACGAGGGAGGCGGCCATTGCTGTTGCCTCAGGCAAGTGCTCGTCCAATGGTTCAAAAACCTGCAAGGTGGACATCGCTTTTCGCAACACTTGCGTCGCCGTGGCCGGCGGCGACAAGGGATCGTTCTCTGCGGTGACGGACCTCAAGGAGGACACCGCGAAGCACGATTCGCTGTCGTCGTGCAACGGCCGTGATTCCAGGTGCGACGTCGTCTACTCAGCCTGCAGCGCGCCGGTGCGTGTGCGATGA
- a CDS encoding DUF4189 domain-containing protein: MKKILGSMVVILCCLGLSTAAIAQCATGVDTGGGGCVPPEALGVNGNQAAGNTDPLPAWESRWGAVVMDKGTGNTGVAENSASRSDAVARATHDCQSDGSRHCDVIAAFRNTCVAVSAADQYFGSSTNIDLDRARREAMESCSSHARSCSIMYASCSYPVRVR, from the coding sequence ATGAAGAAGATCCTGGGCTCCATGGTGGTCATCCTTTGCTGCCTCGGGCTGTCGACGGCAGCGATAGCCCAGTGCGCCACGGGCGTCGACACGGGAGGCGGCGGTTGCGTCCCACCCGAGGCCCTGGGGGTCAACGGGAACCAGGCAGCCGGCAATACGGACCCACTTCCGGCATGGGAGAGCCGGTGGGGTGCCGTGGTGATGGATAAAGGAACCGGTAACACAGGTGTCGCGGAGAATTCGGCATCCAGGAGCGACGCTGTCGCCCGGGCCACCCACGATTGCCAGTCCGACGGCTCGCGCCACTGTGATGTGATCGCCGCGTTCCGGAATACGTGCGTGGCGGTGTCCGCAGCGGACCAGTACTTCGGCTCATCCACGAACATCGACCTGGACAGGGCGCGAAGGGAGGCGATGGAATCATGCTCGTCACACGCTCGCTCCTGCTCCATCATGTATGCCTCGTGCAGCTATCCGGTCCGAGTCCGCTGA